A genomic stretch from Spongiibacter nanhainus includes:
- a CDS encoding alpha/beta fold hydrolase, which produces MTMNGALPDENYAHCPNGYRIHYIDKGDGPVVVFLHGSGPGASGYSNFKDNYPVFVENGYRCIVPDLIGFGFSDKPDDVQHPLSFFVECVKQTLDLAGVEECVVVGNSLGGAVAIGLALEHPDLVKKLIVMAPGGMSQTEEYFAMPGMQKMFEVYGSGETITPAMMKEFFSAALVHDPKSVTDELIAERAQIMEIMNGHVMITMQIPYLVERLPELQCPVLGFWGTDDRMMPDSGILGFAKNCANLKLLLISECGHWVMVEHRELFNKECLEFIADDKGAK; this is translated from the coding sequence ATGACGATGAACGGCGCGCTGCCAGACGAAAACTATGCACATTGCCCTAACGGCTATCGGATTCACTACATCGACAAGGGTGATGGCCCTGTGGTGGTGTTTCTTCACGGCTCCGGTCCTGGGGCAAGCGGTTACAGTAACTTTAAGGACAACTATCCGGTATTTGTCGAGAATGGCTATCGCTGTATTGTGCCGGATCTAATTGGCTTTGGTTTTTCCGATAAGCCTGACGATGTTCAGCATCCGCTGTCTTTCTTCGTTGAATGCGTTAAGCAAACTCTGGACCTTGCAGGGGTCGAGGAGTGTGTGGTTGTTGGCAATTCACTGGGTGGCGCGGTGGCCATTGGCCTGGCGCTGGAGCACCCCGATTTAGTCAAAAAGCTGATTGTGATGGCCCCGGGTGGTATGAGCCAAACTGAAGAATACTTCGCCATGCCCGGCATGCAGAAGATGTTTGAAGTCTACGGCTCTGGCGAGACCATAACACCGGCAATGATGAAAGAGTTTTTCTCCGCAGCGCTGGTGCACGATCCGAAGAGTGTGACTGACGAGCTGATAGCCGAGCGCGCGCAAATCATGGAGATCATGAATGGCCACGTGATGATCACCATGCAAATCCCGTATCTGGTGGAGCGCCTCCCCGAATTGCAGTGTCCGGTTCTGGGTTTTTGGGGCACTGATGACCGCATGATGCCGGACAGTGGGATTCTCGGGTTCGCCAAAAATTGCGCCAATCTAAAGCTGTTGTTGATTTCTGAATGTGGCCACTGGGTGATGGTGGAGCACCGAGAGTTGTTCAACAAGGAATGTCTGGAATTTATCGCCGATGACAAGGGGGCGAAGTAA
- a CDS encoding VOC family protein: MTIRSIGYAFIESTDPQKWLSYGTEVLGMMNSSWREHDENIYLRIDERPFRFVITPGERDRLQLIGFEAYDADDFNKTVDALGSQGVEFVKGSAEERRLRGVRDLVRFDDPAGNTVELYYGAELDYSKFVSPTGVSAFVTGLNGSHGFGHAVLPAPNLEETHQFYRDVLGLGDTDYMNFKFGDDPEDPGLGLYFMHVENPRHHSLALFGGESPLGCIHLMLEVSTVDEVGECLGRVVDREIPITSTLGRHTNDRMLSFYMMTPAGFPLEYGCDGMQMDWENYTPTTTTTPSLWGHKFSL; the protein is encoded by the coding sequence ATGACTATTCGCAGTATAGGTTACGCTTTTATCGAGTCTACCGACCCGCAAAAGTGGCTGAGTTACGGTACTGAAGTCCTGGGCATGATGAATTCATCCTGGCGTGAGCATGACGAAAACATCTACTTGAGAATTGACGAGCGGCCGTTCCGGTTTGTGATTACCCCGGGCGAGCGGGATCGGCTGCAATTGATCGGCTTTGAGGCCTATGACGCCGATGACTTCAATAAGACTGTAGACGCGCTGGGCTCCCAGGGGGTCGAATTTGTTAAAGGCAGCGCCGAGGAGCGGCGCTTGCGCGGCGTGCGCGACTTGGTACGGTTTGATGATCCTGCCGGCAATACCGTAGAGCTGTATTATGGTGCAGAGCTGGATTACAGCAAGTTCGTCTCTCCTACCGGCGTATCGGCCTTTGTCACCGGATTGAACGGCAGTCACGGTTTTGGTCATGCTGTTCTTCCCGCCCCGAACCTTGAAGAGACCCATCAGTTTTATCGGGATGTGCTAGGTCTTGGCGATACTGACTATATGAACTTTAAGTTCGGAGACGATCCCGAAGATCCCGGCCTGGGTTTGTATTTTATGCATGTAGAAAACCCGCGGCATCATTCGCTGGCGCTGTTTGGTGGAGAAAGCCCCTTGGGATGTATTCATCTCATGCTGGAAGTGAGTACCGTGGACGAGGTGGGGGAGTGCCTTGGTCGTGTGGTCGATAGAGAAATTCCCATTACTTCCACACTTGGTCGCCATACCAATGACCGTATGTTGTCTTTCTACATGATGACGCCTGCGGGTTTCCCGCTGGAGTATGGCTGCGACGGTATGCAGATGGACTGGGAAAACTATACACCGACTACGACTACGACCCCGAGTCTCTGGGGGCATAAATTCTCTCTCTAG
- a CDS encoding SDR family NAD(P)-dependent oxidoreductase has protein sequence MSMGKLSGKTAVVTGGASGVGFAICQRFGREGMNIVVADIEQAALDRAVGQLESEGVRAKGVVTDVTDEQSVRNLCEQAYDTFSQVDMLFNNAGVGVKEADRKIWELTANDWSWGYSVNVMGIANGVRAFVPKMLEVGKPCHIINTTSFNGACISFPTTPIYASSKAAVTSLTEVLYAQLAKVAPDIKVHLLFPGPHMVNTQILASQRNRQEKFKDDNKVEDYLTMEDLKKSALGANAEFKLTEPEEVAESCYEGVMAGQFWIRPYLEEHQAMISGRTESVLKNENPAVM, from the coding sequence ATGAGTATGGGTAAGCTTTCAGGAAAAACCGCGGTAGTGACCGGTGGCGCCAGCGGCGTGGGCTTTGCAATTTGTCAGCGTTTTGGTCGCGAAGGTATGAATATCGTCGTGGCTGATATTGAGCAGGCCGCGCTGGACCGGGCGGTTGGCCAGCTCGAGAGTGAAGGTGTTCGCGCCAAGGGTGTGGTGACGGATGTGACTGATGAGCAATCGGTTCGGAATTTGTGTGAGCAGGCGTACGATACCTTTTCCCAGGTAGACATGCTTTTCAACAATGCCGGGGTTGGTGTCAAGGAGGCTGATCGTAAGATATGGGAGCTCACTGCCAATGATTGGAGCTGGGGTTACTCGGTCAATGTGATGGGCATTGCCAATGGCGTGCGCGCTTTTGTGCCCAAAATGCTGGAGGTGGGTAAACCCTGCCATATCATCAATACTACGTCCTTTAATGGTGCATGTATTTCTTTTCCTACAACGCCAATTTATGCGTCATCTAAGGCAGCGGTTACATCTCTAACAGAAGTGCTTTATGCGCAGTTGGCCAAAGTTGCCCCAGATATCAAGGTGCACTTGTTGTTTCCTGGGCCACATATGGTCAACACCCAGATTCTAGCTTCACAGCGCAATCGTCAGGAGAAATTCAAAGACGACAACAAAGTCGAGGATTACCTGACCATGGAAGATTTGAAAAAATCGGCGTTGGGTGCCAATGCAGAATTTAAACTAACCGAGCCTGAAGAGGTTGCCGAGAGTTGCTACGAGGGTGTGATGGCTGGTCAATTCTGGATTCGGCCGTATTTGGAAGAGCATCAGGCAATGATAAGCGGCCGGACGGAAAGTGTGTTAAAGAATGAAAATCCGGCTGTTATGTAA
- a CDS encoding sulfatase-like hydrolase/transferase, translating to MKVGRDRHILSAPASFSGWRYMLGMILMAAAFFTHASQNPPNVLVIVADDMGWSDISAFGSEIRTPTLDALASEGVTMTNFHVSPTCSPTRAMLMSGVDSHLAGLGTMAGVQAPNQLNSENYAGQLSDDVVTLAEGLKAAGYTTLMSGKWHLAKEANQYPNVRGFDQSYFLLEGGASHYSDGAALYPGAGPNYMENGQPATLPEDFYSSKYYTDKIIEYIRQVDGERPFFAYLAYTAPHDPLHVPEPWRAKYSGVYSAGPDSIRRQRLAELTNRGLIPDGIETWGAPKFPKFIPAHIPSWDSLTDQEREDAARPMEIYAGMIEFMDDQISRLIDFLRESGELENTYIVFLSDNGPNAATPLSYPNMSRDYYRSRFIEPGAQEGEPGSHPYLGREWAWASATPFKLYKGAISEGGVRSPLIVVGPKVAKGRRSAQLAHVTDLPATVYELAGIDPQGSEVFRGKHKPSGVSLIENWTDPTAAHSRQFAIELFGHQAAIAGDWKITRLMPPVGSGKWELYNLQLDPGEMNNLAEAQPEKLDEMIVQYQDYEEQVGVIPPRPPISVSLGDLFTGECSPVCKATVSIIDFIMAIWVKASTDS from the coding sequence ATGAAAGTGGGGAGGGATCGTCATATCCTCAGTGCTCCGGCTTCGTTCAGCGGCTGGCGGTATATGTTGGGTATGATATTGATGGCCGCTGCTTTCTTTACTCACGCGTCCCAGAATCCTCCTAACGTTCTGGTGATTGTTGCGGATGACATGGGTTGGTCGGATATCAGTGCCTTTGGTAGCGAGATACGCACACCGACCTTGGACGCCCTCGCTAGCGAGGGCGTAACCATGACCAATTTTCATGTCTCACCAACCTGCTCCCCAACCCGGGCGATGTTAATGAGCGGTGTTGATAGTCACCTTGCCGGGCTGGGTACCATGGCCGGTGTGCAAGCGCCAAACCAGTTAAACTCGGAGAATTACGCGGGGCAGCTCAGCGACGATGTTGTTACCTTGGCTGAGGGGCTTAAGGCAGCTGGCTACACGACGCTGATGAGCGGCAAGTGGCACCTGGCCAAAGAAGCGAACCAGTATCCCAATGTCCGCGGTTTCGATCAGTCGTACTTTTTGTTGGAAGGTGGCGCCAGCCATTACAGTGATGGCGCTGCGCTCTATCCCGGTGCCGGACCGAATTATATGGAAAATGGTCAGCCGGCGACCCTGCCGGAGGACTTCTATTCCTCAAAGTACTATACCGACAAAATAATTGAGTATATTCGCCAAGTGGACGGCGAGAGGCCGTTCTTCGCTTATCTTGCCTACACTGCTCCCCATGACCCATTACATGTGCCGGAGCCCTGGCGTGCCAAGTACAGCGGTGTCTACTCGGCCGGTCCGGATTCCATTCGGCGTCAGCGCTTGGCAGAGTTGACCAACCGCGGGTTGATTCCCGACGGCATTGAAACTTGGGGTGCACCAAAATTTCCAAAGTTTATACCGGCCCATATTCCGTCTTGGGACAGCCTGACTGATCAGGAGCGAGAGGACGCCGCACGGCCAATGGAAATCTACGCCGGGATGATCGAATTCATGGACGATCAGATCTCGCGACTCATTGATTTTCTTCGGGAGTCGGGGGAGCTTGAAAATACCTATATCGTGTTTCTTTCCGACAATGGCCCCAACGCGGCAACACCTTTGTCCTACCCGAATATGAGTAGGGATTACTACCGAAGTAGGTTTATTGAGCCGGGTGCACAAGAAGGTGAGCCTGGAAGTCATCCCTACTTGGGGCGAGAGTGGGCTTGGGCATCGGCAACGCCATTCAAGCTATATAAGGGTGCGATCTCAGAGGGCGGAGTAAGGTCGCCACTGATTGTTGTCGGTCCGAAGGTAGCCAAGGGTCGGCGTTCAGCGCAGCTCGCTCATGTCACGGATTTGCCCGCCACTGTTTACGAACTAGCTGGTATCGACCCACAGGGCAGTGAAGTGTTTAGGGGCAAGCATAAACCTTCTGGTGTGTCTCTCATTGAAAACTGGACCGACCCAACGGCAGCACACTCTCGCCAGTTTGCCATCGAGCTTTTTGGGCATCAGGCTGCCATTGCTGGAGATTGGAAGATAACCCGCCTTATGCCACCTGTGGGTAGCGGGAAATGGGAGCTGTACAACTTGCAGTTAGACCCCGGGGAGATGAACAATCTTGCTGAAGCGCAGCCCGAAAAGTTGGATGAGATGATTGTGCAGTATCAGGATTACGAAGAACAGGTGGGTGTTATTCCCCCGAGACCGCCAATAAGCGTCTCTTTGGGAGATCTGTTTACCGGGGAGTGTAGCCCGGTGTGTAAAGCTACTGTGTCGATAATTGATTTTATTATGGCGATTTGGGTAAAGGCGTCGACCGACTCGTAA
- a CDS encoding lysophospholipid acyltransferase family protein has protein sequence MATIGTTPAKNELDLMDMVEQSLSSESRAIRHHKSFSKLAKLLFSPRLSGVSNLSPSPVLMVGNHSLFSLDVPLIQSSMLTETGRFVRAMADKVLFKNPSTKSLILNMGGVLGSPVVGSSLMEKGKDLMVFPGGSYEVNKPIHERYTLKWKDRVGFVRLAAKHGYTILPFATVGPDEFYDRYCEGIEWFDSPFGKLLRKTGLLSDNIRQDLLVPIPKGVLGTFIPKPQKFYMGICEPLNLSEYKSQDLDDGTLVEIRDVVAHRIEAKIHELLLMRVQESSRGNWLRRQLVR, from the coding sequence GTGGCGACAATTGGCACCACACCGGCTAAAAATGAGCTCGACCTGATGGATATGGTCGAACAATCACTGTCTAGTGAAAGTCGTGCGATACGGCACCACAAATCCTTTTCCAAGCTGGCTAAGCTATTGTTCTCGCCGAGGTTGAGCGGTGTAAGTAATTTGTCCCCGTCCCCGGTGTTGATGGTGGGAAACCACTCGTTGTTTTCACTGGATGTGCCCTTGATTCAGTCCTCTATGCTGACTGAGACAGGGCGCTTCGTCAGGGCAATGGCGGATAAAGTGCTGTTCAAAAACCCTTCCACAAAAAGTCTGATTCTGAACATGGGGGGAGTGTTGGGAAGCCCGGTGGTCGGTTCGTCCTTGATGGAAAAGGGAAAAGACTTGATGGTCTTTCCCGGCGGCTCATACGAGGTTAATAAACCAATCCACGAACGTTACACGTTAAAGTGGAAAGACCGCGTTGGCTTTGTCCGCCTGGCGGCCAAACACGGGTATACCATTCTACCGTTTGCAACTGTAGGCCCCGATGAATTCTATGATCGATACTGCGAGGGTATCGAGTGGTTCGACTCCCCCTTTGGCAAACTACTCAGAAAGACCGGGCTACTAAGTGATAACATCCGACAGGATCTGCTGGTCCCGATTCCAAAGGGGGTGCTGGGGACTTTTATTCCAAAGCCACAAAAGTTCTATATGGGAATTTGTGAGCCACTGAATCTTTCAGAATATAAATCCCAAGATTTAGATGATGGTACCTTGGTTGAGATCCGTGATGTGGTTGCTCATCGCATTGAAGCTAAGATTCACGAGCTATTGCTAATGAGAGTACAGGAGTCGAGTCGAGGCAATTGGCTTAGGCGACAACTGGTGCGATAA